From the genome of Candidatus Hydrogenedentota bacterium, one region includes:
- a CDS encoding thrombospondin type 3 repeat-containing protein, whose protein sequence is LPDGHSTIMWVEDRGPVYQGIIEIAVSADGHEAEMKAPFRGFMKYANNSPIMALGKTIDFSFSLEASGQLAVGGQWASDTALPIEGYYLAAPTEDSDGDGLPDGWEADHGLNPSDDGTTDVDQGASGDPDNDGYSNIDEYNGGSDPSDADSMPPAVNTISVPMFEESPLPCP, encoded by the coding sequence CCCTGCCGGACGGTCACAGTACCATCATGTGGGTCGAAGACAGGGGTCCTGTTTACCAGGGGATTATTGAGATTGCGGTATCCGCCGACGGGCACGAAGCCGAGATGAAGGCTCCATTCCGCGGGTTCATGAAATACGCCAATAACAGTCCAATCATGGCGCTCGGCAAGACCATCGACTTTTCATTTTCGTTGGAAGCGAGCGGTCAGTTGGCGGTGGGCGGCCAATGGGCCTCGGACACGGCACTGCCGATAGAGGGTTACTACCTCGCGGCGCCCACGGAAGACAGCGACGGCGACGGTTTGCCCGATGGCTGGGAAGCGGACCATGGGTTGAATCCGAGTGATGATGGCACGACCGATGTCGATCAGGGGGCAAGCGGCGACCCCGACAACGACGGCTATTCGAATATTGACGAGTACAACGGAGGTTCGGATCCTTCGGATGCCGACAGCATGCCGCCGGCGGTGAATACGATCAGCGTGCCGATGTTTGAAGAGTCGCCGCTCCCCTGCCCGTAG